A part of Pantoea vagans genomic DNA contains:
- the wecC gene encoding UDP-N-acetyl-D-mannosamine dehydrogenase: protein MSFETISVIGLGYIGLPTAAVFASKGKKVVGVDINARAVETINRGAIHIVEPDLDQVVHAAVTRGDLRATTQPEAADAFLIAVPTPFKDDHQPDLRFVKAAAESIAPVLKKGDLVILESTSPVGSTEQMADWLAAARPDLRFPQHGETPDIFVAYCPERVLPGQVMVELINNDRVIGGMTPACSARASELYRLFLKGECVETNARTAEMCKLTENSFRDVNIAFANELSLICADQGINVWELIALANRHPRVNILQPGPGVGGHCIAVDPWFIVAQNPELARLIRTAREVNDAKPQWVLDQVKTALADCLTQTGKRASDITIACFGLAFKPNIDDLRESPAVGVVQKIAEWHSGKTWVVEPHIEQLADSLADKAELVSCEQALAKADILVMLVDHRAFRAIDAADVQQNWIVDTKGVWR from the coding sequence ATGAGTTTTGAAACCATCTCCGTGATTGGACTGGGATACATTGGGCTGCCGACGGCAGCCGTTTTTGCCTCAAAGGGAAAAAAAGTGGTGGGCGTGGATATCAACGCGCGCGCCGTAGAAACCATCAATCGTGGCGCGATCCACATTGTGGAACCCGATTTAGATCAGGTGGTGCATGCGGCCGTGACGCGTGGCGATCTGCGCGCCACCACGCAGCCTGAAGCCGCTGACGCTTTTCTGATCGCCGTACCGACGCCATTCAAAGATGATCATCAGCCCGACCTGCGCTTTGTCAAAGCTGCGGCGGAGTCGATCGCGCCGGTTCTTAAAAAGGGCGATCTGGTGATTCTGGAATCGACCTCGCCGGTGGGCAGCACCGAACAGATGGCCGACTGGCTGGCTGCGGCGCGTCCCGATCTGCGTTTTCCGCAGCACGGAGAGACGCCCGATATTTTTGTCGCCTACTGCCCGGAGCGCGTGCTGCCCGGCCAGGTGATGGTTGAGCTGATTAACAATGACCGGGTGATTGGCGGCATGACGCCTGCCTGTTCTGCCCGCGCCAGCGAGCTCTATCGGCTGTTTTTAAAAGGTGAATGCGTTGAAACCAATGCTCGTACCGCCGAGATGTGCAAGCTGACCGAAAACAGCTTCCGTGACGTGAATATCGCCTTTGCCAATGAGCTGTCGCTGATTTGTGCCGACCAGGGAATTAACGTCTGGGAGCTGATTGCGCTGGCGAATCGCCATCCGCGCGTCAACATTCTGCAGCCGGGTCCGGGCGTCGGCGGTCACTGTATCGCCGTCGATCCCTGGTTTATCGTGGCGCAGAATCCCGAACTAGCCCGCCTGATCCGCACCGCGCGCGAGGTGAATGACGCCAAGCCGCAGTGGGTGCTGGACCAGGTGAAAACCGCGCTGGCGGACTGTCTGACGCAGACCGGCAAGCGCGCCAGCGATATCACCATCGCCTGCTTTGGCCTGGCCTTTAAACCGAATATCGACGACCTGCGCGAAAGCCCGGCCGTCGGTGTGGTACAGAAAATTGCTGAGTGGCACAGCGGCAAGACCTGGGTAGTTGAACCGCACATTGAGCAGCTTGCTGACTCGCTGGCTGACAAAGCAGAGCTGGTCTCCTGCGAGCAGGCGCTGGCAAAGGCCGATATTCTGGTGATGCTGGTCGATCACCGCGCCTTCCGTGCCATTGATGCCGCCGACGTTCAGCAGAACTGGATTGTCGACACCAAAGGTGTCTGGCGATGA
- the rffG gene encoding dTDP-glucose 4,6-dehydratase, which yields MKRFLITGGAGFIGSALVRFLIAETGHQVVVVDKLSYAGNLASLASVADSPRFCFEQVDICDRPALDQVFARHQPDCVMHLAAESHVDRSIDGPVAFIETNIVGTYQLLEAARSYWQNLDDARKAAFLFHHISTDEVFGDLHDSQAYFTETTPYAPSSPYAASKASSDHLVRAWLRTYGLPTLVTNCSNNYGPCHFPEKLIPLTIINALAGKALPIYGNGQQIRDWLYVEDHARALYQVVSQGKPGETYNIGGHNERRNIEVVETICSLLEELAAEQKPAGLAHYRDLITYVTDRPGHDQRYAIDASKIAHELGWVPQETFESGMRKTVAWYLANPAWWQAILDGRYQGERLGLSQ from the coding sequence ATGAAGCGGTTTCTGATCACGGGCGGTGCCGGTTTTATCGGCTCGGCTCTGGTGCGCTTTCTGATCGCAGAAACCGGACATCAGGTCGTGGTGGTCGATAAACTCAGCTACGCCGGAAATCTGGCGTCACTCGCCAGTGTGGCCGATTCGCCCCGCTTCTGTTTTGAGCAGGTGGACATCTGTGATCGTCCGGCGCTTGATCAGGTTTTTGCCCGCCATCAGCCAGACTGCGTAATGCATCTTGCGGCTGAAAGCCATGTTGATCGCTCGATTGACGGGCCGGTGGCTTTTATCGAGACGAATATTGTCGGGACATATCAGCTGCTGGAAGCCGCGCGTTCTTACTGGCAAAACCTGGATGACGCGCGCAAAGCGGCCTTTCTGTTCCATCATATCTCGACCGATGAAGTGTTTGGCGATCTGCATGACAGTCAGGCTTATTTCACCGAAACCACCCCTTATGCGCCAAGCAGTCCTTACGCCGCCTCTAAGGCCAGCAGCGACCATTTAGTGCGGGCCTGGCTGCGAACCTACGGTCTGCCCACGCTGGTTACCAACTGCTCAAATAACTACGGCCCCTGCCATTTCCCGGAGAAGCTGATTCCCCTGACCATCATCAATGCGCTGGCCGGCAAAGCCTTACCGATTTACGGCAACGGCCAGCAGATTCGTGACTGGCTCTACGTTGAAGATCACGCTCGCGCACTCTATCAGGTGGTCAGTCAGGGCAAGCCAGGCGAAACCTATAATATTGGCGGCCATAACGAACGCCGCAATATCGAGGTAGTCGAAACCATCTGCAGCCTGCTTGAAGAGCTGGCCGCAGAGCAGAAACCTGCCGGGCTGGCGCATTATCGCGACCTGATTACCTATGTCACTGACCGGCCCGGTCACGATCAGCGCTACGCCATCGATGCCAGTAAAATTGCGCATGAACTTGGCTGGGTGCCGCAGGAAACCTTTGAAAGCGGCATGCGTAAAACCGTGGCATGGTATCTGGCTAATCCCGCCTGGTGGCAGGCCATTCTTGATGGTCGCTATCAGGGCGAACGCCTCGGCTTATCGCAATAA
- the wecA gene encoding UDP-N-acetylglucosamine--undecaprenyl-phosphate N-acetylglucosaminephosphotransferase, translating into MSTELGLIFLFSLAFLFFARKAAKKIGLVDKPNSRKRHHGAIPLVGGISVFAGICFTFAITNYYLPHALLYLGCAGVLVLVGALDDRFDISVKIRAVVQAIVALVMMFGAKLYLLSLGFIVGPFELIVGPFGYVLTLFAVWAAINAFNMVDGIDGLLGGLSSVTFAAMGIILYFDGQTSLAMWCFAMIAATLPYILLNLGFLGRRFKVFMGDAGSTMIGFTIIWILLETTQGLSHPITPVTALWLIAIPLMDMVAIMYRRLRKGMSPFSADRQHIHHLIMRAGFTSRQAFVLITVAAAILAGIGVLGEYLAFIPEWVMLLLFLGAFMVYGYCLKHAWRVARRVRRIKRRLSQHREAKNK; encoded by the coding sequence ATGAGTACTGAGCTTGGTTTAATTTTTCTCTTTTCCCTGGCTTTCCTCTTTTTTGCTCGAAAAGCAGCTAAAAAAATTGGTTTAGTTGACAAGCCTAACTCACGTAAACGTCATCATGGCGCGATTCCGTTGGTGGGCGGCATTTCCGTGTTCGCAGGTATCTGCTTTACGTTTGCCATCACCAACTACTATCTGCCACACGCGCTGCTCTATCTGGGCTGCGCCGGGGTTCTGGTGCTGGTTGGCGCACTGGATGACCGATTCGATATCAGCGTCAAAATTCGCGCAGTCGTACAGGCCATCGTCGCGCTGGTGATGATGTTTGGCGCAAAACTCTATCTGCTCAGCCTGGGCTTTATCGTGGGTCCGTTCGAGCTTATCGTGGGGCCCTTCGGCTATGTCCTGACGCTGTTTGCCGTCTGGGCTGCGATCAACGCCTTTAATATGGTAGACGGGATCGATGGTCTGCTGGGCGGACTCTCCTCGGTCACCTTTGCCGCAATGGGCATCATCCTCTACTTCGACGGCCAGACCAGCCTTGCGATGTGGTGCTTTGCGATGATTGCCGCCACGCTGCCCTATATCCTGCTTAACCTCGGCTTCCTGGGGCGTCGCTTCAAAGTCTTTATGGGCGATGCCGGCAGCACCATGATCGGCTTCACCATTATCTGGATTCTGCTGGAAACGACGCAGGGCCTGAGCCATCCCATTACACCCGTTACCGCACTCTGGCTGATCGCCATTCCGCTGATGGATATGGTGGCGATTATGTATCGTCGCCTGCGCAAAGGCATGAGCCCGTTCTCGGCCGATCGTCAGCACATCCACCATCTGATTATGCGTGCTGGTTTTACCTCGCGTCAGGCCTTTGTCCTGATTACCGTTGCGGCGGCCATCCTCGCCGGTATCGGTGTACTGGGTGAATATCTGGCGTTCATCCCGGAGTGGGTGATGCTGCTGCTGTTCCTGGGCGCTTTTATGGTTTATGGCTACTGCCTGAAGCATGCGTGGCGCGTGGCGCGACGCGTCCGGCGTATCAAGCGTCGTCTGAGCCAACATCGCGAAGCAAAAAATAAATGA
- the rfbA gene encoding glucose-1-phosphate thymidylyltransferase RfbA, translating to MKGIILAGGSGTRLHPITRAVSKQLLPVYDKPMIYYPLSVLMLAGIRDILLITTPEDRAQFERLLGDGSEFGIRLSYAVQPSPDGLAQAFIIGESFIGDDNCCLVLGDNLYFGQGFSPKLRKVVEQNRGATVFGYQVMDPERFGVVEFDDNFKAISIEEKPQQPKSRWAVTGLYFYDNQVIEFAKQVKPSSRGELEITAINQMYLERGELTVELLGRGFAWLDTGTHDSLVEASMFVQTVEKRQGFKIACLEEIAWRNSWLSDDQLRAAGEALTKTGYGQYLLDLLHARPRQY from the coding sequence ATGAAAGGCATCATTTTAGCGGGAGGATCGGGCACGCGATTACACCCGATAACCCGGGCAGTTTCAAAGCAACTTCTGCCGGTCTACGACAAACCGATGATCTACTATCCGCTTTCCGTGCTGATGCTGGCGGGGATTCGCGACATTCTGTTGATCACCACGCCGGAAGATCGGGCGCAGTTTGAACGCCTGCTGGGTGATGGCAGTGAATTTGGGATACGCCTGAGCTATGCGGTGCAGCCCAGTCCTGATGGGCTGGCGCAGGCCTTTATCATTGGCGAATCGTTTATCGGCGATGACAATTGCTGCCTGGTGCTGGGTGACAATCTCTATTTCGGTCAGGGTTTCAGTCCTAAGCTGCGGAAAGTCGTCGAACAGAATCGTGGCGCAACGGTGTTCGGCTATCAGGTTATGGACCCGGAACGTTTCGGTGTGGTGGAGTTTGACGATAACTTCAAGGCGATTTCGATTGAAGAGAAGCCACAGCAGCCGAAATCGCGCTGGGCGGTCACCGGACTCTATTTCTATGACAACCAGGTTATCGAATTCGCAAAACAGGTTAAGCCCTCTTCGCGGGGCGAGCTGGAAATTACCGCCATTAACCAGATGTATCTGGAGCGCGGTGAGCTGACGGTCGAACTGCTGGGACGCGGCTTTGCCTGGCTGGATACTGGCACCCATGACAGCCTGGTGGAAGCCAGCATGTTTGTGCAGACGGTGGAAAAACGGCAGGGCTTTAAAATTGCCTGCCTGGAAGAGATCGCCTGGCGCAACAGCTGGCTCAGTGATGACCAGCTGCGTGCTGCCGGTGAAGCGCTGACAAAAACCGGCTACGGCCAATACCTGCTGGATTTATTACATGCCCGTCCACGTCAGTATTAA
- the wzzE gene encoding ECA polysaccharide chain length modulation protein: MPADVVDNELDIRGLSCRLWRGKRWIVGLALLFALIAWLATLLLKQVWSTTAITDRPTVNMLGSYYAQQQFLTNLDVRNNALTLAAPSPTVMDQVYQEFTMQLASWDTRREFWQQTDYYKNRKTGNAHNDAALLDDLIGNILFTPADAAHNLPDNVKLKAETAGDANNLLRQYIAYASERAARHLNDELKGAWRARTDQLQAQVKRQEDVANAVFQRQQHRLEQALKIASQQGINEKQTREAGENLADSDLFLLGQPVLQGQLDTLRATGPGFDISYDQNRAMLTTLQTGPKLNSQFQTYRYLRTPEEPVSRDSPRRLFMMIMWGAVGALTGAGVALARRPRLMSDAHD; this comes from the coding sequence ATGCCTGCTGACGTTGTGGACAACGAACTGGATATTCGCGGCCTGAGCTGCCGTTTATGGCGTGGCAAACGCTGGATTGTCGGGCTGGCGCTGCTGTTTGCTCTGATCGCCTGGCTGGCGACGCTGCTATTGAAACAGGTCTGGAGCACCACGGCGATCACCGATCGCCCGACGGTGAACATGCTGGGCTCTTACTATGCGCAGCAGCAGTTCCTGACCAATCTGGATGTGCGCAACAATGCCCTGACGCTGGCTGCACCGTCACCGACAGTGATGGATCAGGTTTATCAGGAGTTCACCATGCAGCTTGCCTCCTGGGATACGCGTCGGGAGTTCTGGCAGCAAACGGATTACTACAAGAACCGTAAAACCGGCAATGCGCATAACGATGCTGCGCTGCTCGACGATTTGATCGGCAACATCCTGTTCACGCCCGCAGACGCAGCACATAACCTGCCCGATAACGTTAAACTCAAAGCGGAAACAGCGGGCGACGCCAACAATCTGCTGCGGCAGTACATCGCTTACGCCAGTGAGCGCGCCGCGCGTCATCTGAATGATGAGTTAAAAGGAGCCTGGCGGGCGCGTACCGATCAGCTGCAGGCGCAGGTGAAACGTCAGGAAGATGTGGCTAACGCAGTCTTCCAGCGCCAGCAGCATCGGCTGGAGCAGGCGCTGAAGATTGCCAGCCAGCAGGGCATCAATGAGAAACAGACGCGCGAAGCGGGTGAGAACCTGGCAGACAGCGACCTGTTCCTGCTGGGCCAGCCCGTTCTGCAGGGACAGCTGGATACCCTGCGCGCCACCGGTCCAGGCTTTGATATCAGCTATGATCAGAACAGAGCAATGCTGACCACGCTGCAGACCGGACCAAAACTGAACAGCCAGTTTCAGACCTACCGTTATCTGCGTACGCCGGAAGAGCCGGTATCACGTGACAGTCCGCGACGTCTGTTCATGATGATTATGTGGGGTGCCGTTGGGGCATTAACAGGCGCGGGTGTGGCGCTGGCACGTCGTCCGCGTCTGATGTCAGACGCGCATGATTGA
- the rhlB gene encoding ATP-dependent RNA helicase RhlB: protein MSKTHLTEQKFSDFALHPKVVEALDSKGFQYCTPIQALALPFTLSGRDVAGQAQTGTGKTMAFLTSTFHHLLSHPAAEGRQVNQPRALILAPTRELAVQIHADAEPLTASTGLKLGLAYGGDGYDKQLKVLEQGVDILVATTGRLIDYAKQNHVNLGAIQVMVLDEADRMFDLGFIKDIRWLFRRMPPATQRLSMLFSATLSYRVRELAFEHMNSAEYVEVEPEQKTGHRIQEELFYPSNEEKMRLLQTLLEEEWPDRAIVFANTKHRCEDIWGHLAADGHRVGLLTGDVAQKKRLRILDDFTKGDVDILVATDVAARGLHIPAVTHVFNYDLPDDCEDYVHRIGRTGRAGASGHSISLACEEYALNLPSIEEYIGHSIPVSKYSSEALLTDLPPPKRLQRSRTGNGQRRGGNNANRRGAPRNNNRKRSG, encoded by the coding sequence ATGAGCAAAACACACTTAACTGAACAGAAGTTTTCCGACTTCGCCCTGCACCCAAAAGTGGTGGAAGCCCTTGATAGTAAAGGCTTTCAATACTGCACGCCGATTCAGGCGTTAGCTCTGCCTTTTACGCTTTCAGGGCGTGATGTTGCAGGCCAGGCGCAAACCGGTACCGGCAAAACGATGGCGTTTCTGACGTCAACGTTTCATCATCTTCTCTCTCATCCTGCGGCAGAAGGTCGTCAGGTTAACCAGCCACGGGCTTTAATTCTTGCGCCGACGCGTGAACTTGCTGTGCAGATTCATGCGGATGCCGAACCCCTTACCGCCTCAACCGGCCTGAAACTGGGTCTCGCCTATGGCGGAGACGGTTATGACAAACAGCTGAAAGTGCTGGAACAGGGCGTTGATATTCTGGTGGCAACCACCGGCCGCCTGATCGATTACGCGAAGCAGAATCATGTCAATCTCGGTGCCATTCAGGTCATGGTGCTGGACGAAGCCGATCGCATGTTCGATCTCGGCTTTATTAAAGATATCCGCTGGCTGTTCCGTCGCATGCCGCCTGCTACGCAGCGTCTGAGCATGCTGTTCTCGGCGACGCTCTCTTACCGCGTCCGTGAACTGGCGTTTGAGCACATGAACAGCGCTGAATATGTCGAAGTGGAACCGGAACAAAAAACCGGCCATCGCATTCAGGAAGAGCTTTTCTATCCGTCTAACGAAGAGAAAATGCGCCTGCTGCAGACGCTGCTGGAAGAAGAGTGGCCCGATCGCGCCATTGTATTCGCCAACACCAAGCACCGCTGTGAAGATATCTGGGGCCATCTGGCCGCCGATGGACACCGTGTTGGTCTGCTGACCGGCGACGTGGCTCAGAAAAAGCGCCTGCGCATTCTGGATGACTTCACCAAAGGTGATGTGGATATTCTGGTCGCCACCGATGTAGCCGCTCGCGGCCTGCACATTCCGGCTGTGACGCACGTCTTTAACTACGATCTGCCAGATGACTGTGAAGATTACGTTCACCGTATTGGCCGTACCGGTCGTGCCGGCGCCAGCGGACACTCGATCAGCCTGGCCTGTGAAGAGTACGCACTCAACCTGCCTTCAATTGAAGAGTACATTGGCCACAGCATTCCGGTCAGCAAGTACAGCAGCGAAGCGTTGTTAACCGATTTACCGCCACCTAAGCGTCTGCAACGCAGTCGTACCGGCAATGGCCAGCGTCGCGGAGGGAATAACGCCAATCGTCGCGGTGCTCCACGCAACAACAACCGCAAACGTTCAGGTTAG
- the wecB gene encoding non-hydrolyzing UDP-N-acetylglucosamine 2-epimerase produces the protein MKVLTVFGTRPEAIKMAPLVQALSQDPAFESRLCVTAQHREMLDQVLRLFKLEPDYDLNIMRPEQGLTEITCRILEGMKTVLLDFRPDIVLVHGDTTTTLAASLAAFYQQIPVGHVEAGLRTGDLASPWPEEGNRKLTGHLARLHFTPTTRSRQNLLQENLPDARIVVTGNTVIDALLWVRDRVLDDSNLNAQLAARYPFLDPDKKLVLVTGHRRESFGGGFERICSALAQIARQHPEAQIVYPVHLNPNVSEPVNRILSGIENIILIEPQEYLPFVWLMNRAWLILTDSGGIQEEAPSLGKPVLVMRDTTERPEAVDAGTVRLVGTDIARIVASVSELLSDDDAWQAMSHAHNPYGDGKACGRILQALKDNRAEL, from the coding sequence GTGAAAGTTCTGACCGTATTTGGTACTCGTCCGGAAGCGATTAAAATGGCGCCGCTGGTGCAGGCGCTGTCGCAGGATCCCGCTTTTGAATCGCGACTGTGCGTGACCGCCCAGCATCGCGAAATGCTCGATCAGGTGCTGCGTCTGTTCAAGCTGGAGCCGGACTATGATCTCAATATTATGCGTCCCGAACAGGGACTGACCGAGATCACCTGCCGCATTTTAGAGGGCATGAAAACCGTCCTGCTCGACTTCAGACCGGATATCGTGCTGGTGCATGGTGACACCACCACGACGCTGGCGGCGAGCCTCGCGGCTTTTTATCAGCAAATCCCCGTCGGGCATGTGGAGGCGGGTCTGCGTACCGGCGATCTCGCCTCGCCCTGGCCGGAAGAGGGTAACCGTAAGCTCACTGGCCATCTTGCCCGCCTGCACTTCACGCCTACCACCCGCTCGCGTCAGAACCTGTTGCAGGAGAATCTGCCCGATGCGCGCATCGTCGTCACCGGTAATACGGTCATTGATGCACTGCTGTGGGTTCGCGATCGAGTGCTGGACGACAGTAATCTGAACGCACAACTGGCGGCGCGCTATCCGTTTCTCGACCCGGATAAGAAACTGGTACTGGTTACCGGCCACCGGCGTGAAAGCTTTGGCGGCGGTTTTGAACGTATCTGCAGCGCGCTGGCGCAGATTGCCCGCCAGCATCCCGAGGCGCAGATTGTCTATCCGGTACATCTCAATCCCAATGTCAGCGAGCCGGTTAACCGGATACTCAGCGGCATTGAGAATATCATTCTGATTGAACCGCAGGAGTACCTGCCGTTTGTCTGGCTGATGAACCGCGCCTGGCTGATCCTTACCGATTCCGGCGGCATCCAGGAGGAAGCGCCTTCACTGGGCAAGCCGGTACTGGTGATGCGCGACACCACCGAGCGGCCCGAAGCCGTTGATGCCGGAACCGTCAGACTGGTGGGAACCGATATCGCCAGAATCGTTGCCAGCGTCAGCGAATTACTGAGTGATGACGATGCGTGGCAGGCGATGAGCCATGCCCATAACCCGTATGGCGATGGCAAAGCCTGTGGTCGTATTTTACAAGCCTTAAAAGATAACCGAGCCGAATTATGA
- the rho gene encoding transcription termination factor Rho, translated as MNLTELKNTPVAELITLGENMGLENQARMRKQDIIFSILKQHAKSGEDIFGDGVLEILQDGFGFLRSGDSSYLAGPDDIYVSPSQIRRFNLRTGDTISGKIRPPKEGERYFALLKVNEVNYDKPENARNKILFENLTPLHANKRLRMERGNGSTEDLTARVLDLASPIGRGQRGLIVAPPKAGKTMLLQNIAQSLAYNYPDCVLMVLLIDERPEEVTEMQRLVKGEVIASTFDEPASRHVQVAEMVIEKAKRLVEHKKDVIILLDSITRLARAYNTVVPASGKVLTGGVDANALHRPKRFFGAARNVEEGGSLTIIATALVDTGSKMDEVIYEEFKGTGNMELHLARKIAEKRVFPAIDYNRSGTRKEELLTSQEELQKMWILRKIIHPMGEIDAMEFLINKLAMTKTNDEFFDMMKRS; from the coding sequence ATGAATCTTACCGAATTAAAGAATACGCCGGTTGCTGAGCTGATTACTCTCGGCGAAAATATGGGGCTGGAAAATCAGGCTCGCATGCGCAAGCAGGACATTATCTTTTCCATCCTGAAGCAGCACGCGAAAAGCGGCGAAGACATCTTTGGTGATGGCGTGCTGGAGATTCTTCAGGATGGATTTGGATTCCTCCGTTCCGGAGACAGCTCCTACCTCGCCGGCCCTGATGATATCTACGTTTCCCCCAGCCAAATCCGCCGCTTTAACCTCCGCACTGGTGACACCATCTCTGGCAAAATCCGTCCACCAAAAGAAGGTGAACGTTATTTTGCGCTGCTGAAAGTTAACGAAGTTAACTACGACAAGCCGGAAAACGCGCGTAATAAGATTCTGTTCGAAAACCTCACGCCGCTGCACGCAAATAAACGTCTGCGTATGGAGCGGGGTAATGGCTCAACGGAAGATTTAACCGCTCGCGTACTCGATCTGGCATCGCCGATCGGTCGCGGTCAGCGTGGTCTGATCGTAGCACCGCCGAAAGCCGGTAAAACCATGCTGCTGCAGAACATCGCGCAGAGCCTGGCGTATAACTACCCGGATTGCGTGCTGATGGTGCTGCTGATTGACGAGCGTCCGGAAGAAGTGACCGAGATGCAGCGTCTGGTTAAAGGCGAAGTTATCGCCTCAACCTTCGATGAGCCTGCTTCGCGCCACGTTCAGGTTGCTGAAATGGTGATCGAGAAGGCCAAGCGTCTGGTTGAGCATAAAAAAGATGTCATCATCCTGCTCGACTCCATCACACGTCTGGCGCGTGCCTACAACACCGTGGTGCCTGCTTCAGGTAAAGTCCTGACCGGTGGTGTGGATGCCAACGCCCTGCATCGTCCAAAGCGTTTCTTTGGTGCTGCACGTAACGTGGAAGAGGGCGGAAGCCTGACCATCATCGCGACCGCGCTGGTTGATACCGGTTCGAAGATGGACGAAGTAATTTACGAAGAGTTTAAAGGTACCGGTAACATGGAACTGCATCTCGCCCGTAAAATTGCTGAAAAACGCGTCTTCCCGGCGATTGATTACAACCGTTCTGGTACGCGTAAAGAAGAGCTGCTCACCTCTCAGGAAGAGCTGCAGAAGATGTGGATCCTGCGTAAGATTATTCACCCGATGGGCGAAATCGACGCAATGGAATTCCTCATCAACAAGCTGGCGATGACCAAAACCAATGATGAATTCTTCGATATGATGAAGCGTTCATAA
- the trxA gene encoding thioredoxin TrxA gives MSSDKIVHLTDDSFDTDVLKADGVTLVDFWAEWCGPCKMIAPILDEVAEEYDGKLTIAKLNIDDNPGTAPKYGIRGIPTLLLFKNGEVAATKVGALSKGQLKEFLNANLA, from the coding sequence ATGAGCAGCGATAAAATCGTTCATCTGACTGATGACAGTTTCGACACCGACGTGCTGAAAGCCGACGGCGTTACACTGGTAGATTTCTGGGCTGAATGGTGTGGTCCTTGCAAAATGATCGCGCCCATCCTTGATGAAGTTGCAGAAGAGTATGATGGCAAGCTGACCATCGCTAAGCTGAATATTGATGATAACCCAGGCACGGCACCGAAATACGGCATTCGTGGTATCCCGACGCTGCTGCTGTTTAAAAATGGCGAAGTCGCCGCGACCAAAGTGGGCGCGCTGTCTAAAGGCCAGCTGAAAGAGTTCCTGAACGCCAACCTGGCGTAA